A single window of Gossypium arboreum isolate Shixiya-1 chromosome 13, ASM2569848v2, whole genome shotgun sequence DNA harbors:
- the LOC108463533 gene encoding uncharacterized protein LOC108463533, with the protein MVPRGAYFVPDQQFNMFHNIDRELYAVLVMNLCRDPVESLHCIALWLWLERVGFKKVVTKLLSLPRVLVKELADEALACLGVIHNEKVSPLSTRRNDTPLMQRLIDSELALPFFAKYRLIAVRGLAKLVNEVCMRALKDIMQQAVERKAHQSLADLSLYHQQQQRQHPRQVQVQPPLAARVPTPAPPRVQFDSLPAAAQTNEVHPDDRTIFVTFSKGYLVHEWEVREFFTRLYGNCIESLHMQDVMPNEQPLFARIVCHSPAAIEYILNGNVKAKFTINGKHVWARKFVPKRPKPASPSPPPPPFNLPVSLGI; encoded by the coding sequence ATGGTTCCTCGAGGTGCTTATTTCGTTCCCGACCAGCAATTCAACATGTTTCACAACATTGATCGTGAGTTGTACGCTGTGCTTGTAATGAACCTATGCCGAGACCCGGTGGAATCGCTTCATTGTATCGCGTTATGGTTGTGGCTTGAGAGGGTTGGGTTTAAAAAGGTTGTGACAAAACTGTTGTCTTTGCCTCGTGTACTGGTGAAAGAGCTTGCCGATGAGGCTTTGGCTTGTCTTGGCGTCATTCACAACGAGAAAGTCTCTCCGTTGTCCACTAGACGCAACGATACCCCTTTGATGCAGCGCCTGATCGACAGTGAGCTGGCTCTCCCGTTCTTTGCCAAGTACCGGCTCATCGCGGTGCGTGGCCTTGCTAAGCTCGTCAACGAGGTCTGCATGAGGGCGTTGAAGGACATCATGCAACAGGCCGTTGAACGAAAAGCGCATCAGAGCTTAGCTGATCTTAGCCTGTACCATCAACAGCAACAGCGGCAGCACCCACGACAAGTGCAAGTGCAACCACCACTAGCAGCACGAGTACCAACACCAGCACCACCTAGGGTTCAATTTGACTCTTTGCCAGCGGCTGCTCAAACCAATGAAGTCCATCCCGATGATCGGACCATATTTGTGACGTTCTCGAAAGGGTACCTGGTTCATGAATGGGAAGTTAGGGAATTCTTCACCAGGCTGTATGGGAATTGCATCGAGTCATTGCACATGCAAGATGTGATGCCTAATGAACAACCGTTGTTTGCTCGGATCGTGTGTCACTCACCGGCTGCCATTGAATATATCCTTAATGGTAATGTCAAAGCTAAGTTTACCATCAACGGAAAACATGTTTGGGCTCGGAAATTTGTGCCTAAACGCCCCAAACCAGCTTCACCCTCGCCGCCGCCACCACCATTCAATTTGCCAGTTTCGCTTGGGATATAA